From Aquificota bacterium, one genomic window encodes:
- a CDS encoding AAA family ATPase, whose protein sequence is MRPIRLELKNFTVYRGRHSIDFSPLNFFVIKGRTGAGKSSIIDAICYALYGRVPRYRGEREAHHKYLLSKGESSMYVSFEFSVGGNYYRIDRAYTQSKSGGQPAYRFYENGKPMSLKAEELNRRIKEILRLDYETFIKVIVLPQNQFDRFLKPQVPKERREILNSLLGYSGLFDTIRKYINDEYKSLKHSISAKNERLVQLSQADENAITRLEGEIINLERQYEELKNKKAELQKLLEICKRRDDLEKERLEIEEKLKAFSEAQKEIEEKKKRLKLAIELLPYKPRIEEYERIKRQEEGYIRERQRKERDLSVYLDELKSVEEEFKKIEEEFKRLEEYNKKILKLNNVLQIIESYKEVEREREELKGRLEKIEEELVKVKKEEEDCKERLSKGESLTKEVQEKIKDYEEKGVEEKIKSIGELKEKLKRLEDLEREEKRVLEEINKERKELEVKERALEEKGKERQGLEERIRELQEDLENLRLSLQEEVSLVSQRTDMESMLRKAVELEGLRGEIRELEDKLRDVEEVLKGLEEELFELENRRLEIYAMELRASLKEGDVCPVCGGVVGHVHEVSLKEDLQSLLNKLKELQDKKSYYERERASLEAQLNLLKEKERTLIEELKGHDRQSMEFELSRLKERLEEIEKEKALVQEREREIKELKEREEKVLKDVEGLRIELERIKEGLKYKESRLEQAREEKEGLISRLPDEPSKVEQYIKEVERDYEELKDLRDKERRYLKRLNDLREELSQKEKSRVELEKEREGLIEQIKEKGERLKRLEGDIKAQIGEAYSHLLEQRVKRAVEDLTGKIKQIQEDYQRVSKYKQDIELKVEGLRSDIRNIENNLLNLKRQKEEVAKELYELYERFGSLEEAEKYMLDQEGIEGLEQEVKQYEREKDKLIERKREIEKSLRGLEGLPKTEKVEEELSKVEKSIHDNREAYGHLQRSLEELKKLVEERKGIEKELQELKQMESLYERLKKDFEDNQFPEYVSQIMLSNIAERGSYYLFKFTSGQFTFEIVDGDLYVMDHHTGHIRPVSSLSGGETFLASLSLAFAVADILSQNAPLESLFIDEGFGSLDRETRESLGEFFEIIKQSTNRMVGIITHVEDIADKFSQRIEVEKKGASATIKVIY, encoded by the coding sequence ATGAGGCCCATACGCCTTGAACTTAAAAACTTTACCGTTTATAGGGGAAGGCATAGCATTGATTTTTCACCTTTGAACTTTTTTGTGATAAAAGGTAGGACTGGTGCTGGCAAGTCAAGCATTATAGACGCCATATGCTATGCCTTGTATGGTAGGGTGCCACGGTATAGGGGGGAAAGAGAAGCCCACCACAAATATCTCCTTTCAAAAGGCGAAAGCTCTATGTATGTATCCTTTGAGTTTTCTGTGGGAGGCAACTATTATAGGATTGATAGGGCATACACTCAAAGTAAAAGCGGTGGTCAGCCTGCCTATAGGTTTTATGAAAATGGAAAACCTATGTCCTTAAAGGCGGAGGAGTTAAACAGACGCATTAAGGAAATATTAAGGCTTGATTATGAAACCTTTATAAAGGTTATAGTTTTACCACAGAACCAGTTTGATAGGTTTTTGAAGCCACAGGTTCCTAAGGAAAGAAGAGAAATTTTAAACTCTCTTTTGGGATATTCTGGTTTGTTTGATACTATTAGAAAGTATATAAATGATGAATATAAAAGCTTGAAACACAGCATAAGTGCCAAAAATGAAAGGCTTGTGCAACTTTCACAAGCGGATGAGAATGCAATAACCAGACTGGAAGGCGAAATAATAAATCTTGAAAGGCAGTATGAAGAATTAAAGAATAAGAAGGCGGAGCTTCAAAAGCTTTTGGAAATTTGCAAAAGAAGGGATGACTTGGAAAAAGAAAGGCTTGAGATTGAGGAAAAGCTAAAAGCTTTTTCAGAAGCGCAGAAGGAGATAGAAGAAAAGAAGAAAAGGTTAAAGCTTGCCATTGAGCTATTGCCATATAAACCAAGGATTGAGGAGTATGAAAGGATAAAAAGGCAAGAGGAGGGTTATATAAGGGAAAGGCAAAGAAAGGAAAGAGATTTAAGCGTATATTTGGATGAATTAAAATCAGTTGAAGAAGAATTTAAAAAGATAGAAGAGGAGTTTAAAAGACTTGAAGAATACAATAAAAAGATTTTAAAACTAAACAATGTGCTTCAGATAATAGAAAGCTATAAGGAGGTGGAAAGAGAAAGGGAGGAGCTTAAAGGAAGATTGGAGAAGATTGAAGAAGAATTGGTGAAAGTAAAAAAGGAAGAAGAGGATTGTAAGGAAAGGCTTAGTAAGGGCGAAAGCCTTACAAAAGAAGTGCAGGAGAAAATAAAAGACTATGAAGAGAAGGGTGTGGAGGAGAAGATAAAAAGCATAGGTGAGTTAAAAGAAAAGCTAAAAAGGCTTGAAGACTTGGAGAGAGAGGAAAAAAGGGTTTTGGAAGAGATAAACAAAGAAAGGAAAGAGCTTGAGGTCAAGGAGAGGGCTTTGGAAGAAAAGGGTAAAGAAAGGCAAGGGCTTGAAGAAAGGATAAGGGAGCTTCAGGAAGATTTGGAAAACCTTAGGCTTTCCTTGCAGGAAGAAGTAAGCCTTGTAAGTCAAAGGACGGATATGGAAAGTATGCTAAGGAAGGCTGTTGAACTTGAGGGGCTAAGGGGGGAAATAAGGGAGTTGGAAGATAAGTTGAGGGATGTTGAAGAGGTATTAAAAGGGTTGGAAGAGGAACTGTTTGAGCTTGAAAATAGAAGGCTTGAGATATACGCAATGGAGCTAAGGGCTTCTTTAAAGGAGGGGGATGTGTGTCCTGTGTGTGGTGGTGTGGTGGGCCATGTGCATGAGGTAAGCCTTAAGGAAGATTTGCAAAGCCTTTTAAATAAATTGAAAGAACTCCAGGATAAGAAGTCTTACTATGAGAGGGAGAGAGCAAGCCTTGAGGCACAGCTTAATCTCTTGAAAGAAAAGGAAAGAACTCTTATAGAGGAGCTAAAAGGGCATGACAGGCAAAGCATGGAATTTGAGCTTTCAAGATTAAAGGAAAGGCTTGAGGAGATTGAAAAGGAAAAGGCTTTGGTGCAAGAAAGGGAAAGAGAAATAAAGGAGCTAAAGGAAAGGGAGGAGAAGGTTTTAAAGGATGTGGAGGGCCTGAGGATAGAACTGGAGAGGATAAAAGAAGGCCTAAAGTATAAAGAATCTCGCTTAGAACAGGCAAGAGAAGAAAAAGAAGGCCTTATCTCCAGACTGCCAGATGAGCCAAGCAAGGTGGAGCAGTATATAAAAGAGGTAGAAAGGGATTACGAAGAGTTAAAGGACTTGAGGGATAAGGAAAGGAGGTATTTGAAAAGGTTAAATGATCTAAGGGAAGAGCTGTCTCAAAAAGAAAAGAGTAGGGTTGAGTTGGAAAAGGAAAGGGAAGGCCTTATAGAACAGATAAAGGAAAAGGGAGAGAGGTTGAAAAGGCTTGAAGGGGATATAAAGGCGCAGATTGGAGAAGCTTATTCTCACCTTTTGGAGCAAAGGGTAAAAAGGGCTGTGGAAGACCTAACAGGGAAGATAAAACAGATACAAGAGGACTATCAGAGGGTAAGCAAGTATAAACAGGATATAGAACTAAAGGTGGAAGGTCTAAGGTCTGATATAAGAAATATAGAAAATAACCTTTTAAACCTTAAAAGGCAAAAGGAAGAAGTGGCAAAAGAGCTTTATGAACTCTATGAAAGGTTTGGAAGTCTTGAAGAGGCAGAGAAGTATATGCTTGACCAAGAGGGTATAGAAGGGTTGGAGCAAGAGGTAAAACAGTATGAGAGAGAAAAGGACAAGTTAATTGAAAGAAAGAGGGAGATAGAAAAAAGCCTACGGGGGCTTGAGGGTCTGCCAAAGACGGAGAAGGTAGAAGAGGAATTAAGTAAGGTGGAAAAGAGCATTCATGATAATAGAGAGGCCTATGGCCATCTCCAGAGGTCCTTGGAAGAGCTAAAAAAGCTGGTAGAAGAAAGGAAGGGCATTGAAAAGGAGTTGCAAGAGCTAAAGCAAATGGAAAGCCTTTATGAGAGACTAAAGAAAGATTTTGAAGACAATCAATTTCCAGAATATGTTAGTCAAATAATGTTGAGCAATATAGCGGAAAGGGGAAGCTATTACCTTTTTAAGTTCACATCTGGGCAGTTTACCTTTGAGATAGTGGATGGAGACCTGTATGTGATGGACCATCATACGGGCCACATTAGGCCAGTCTCCAGCCTTAGTGGTGGTGAGACATTTCTTGCAAGCCTTTCCTTAGCCTTTGCAGTGGCAGACATCCTCTCTCAAAATGCACCCCTTGAGAGCCTTTTTATAGATGAGGGCTTTGGTTCTTTGGACAGGGAAACAAGGGAATCTTTGGGAGAGTTCTTTGAAATAATAAAACAGTCCACAAACAGGATGGTGGGCATAATAACTCATGTGGAGGACATTGCGGATAAGTTTAGCCAGCGCATTGAGGTGGAGAAAAAGGGCGCATCTGCCACAATAAAGGTTATATATTAA